AGGTGCCCCCCCCTCACCTTGCAGCCCTCGCAGGAGCTGACGCCGTAGTGGTAGCCCGAGGACTTGTCGCTGCAGACGAAGCAGGGCTTGTAGACacgcggaggcggcggcggcgagggcGAGCCGGGCACCATctccgggggggggctgcgcgGCGCCTCCACGcctgggggggcacgggggggtcggggggggggtcAGCGCGGTGCCGGCTGAGCCCCCCCTCGCGGCCCCGCTCTGTGTCGTGCAGGTGGGATTTCCCCCTCGGCTGTGCCCTGCTTGCTTcaaagggaaactgaggcacggggaggatggggggggggtcccagcgctttgggggggtcccagcccctcGAGGGGGGGCATCCCCCCCAGACAGTGGGGGATGGGGCAGTGGGGGGGGCAAGGGGCAAGGCAGAGGAACAAGGGGTAAAGagggaggggacagcaggggacagatggggggggacagggggacccCTAGGCTGCGTCCCCCCCCCTCGAGGACAGAACCCGGGGGGGGTCCTGGTgccccccccactcccccccttgtccccctgtccctgtgtccccctcCCATCACCCTGTGCCGGGAGGGGGGGTGGCGCGTGttttcctgggggggggggggggtgtcggGTTTTTTCTCGCCTGTGTCCGGGTGCGGCCCCTTGTGTgcgcccgggggggggggtggcaggggggcGGcacttttttaaggaaaaaaaaagaaaaaaaaaaaggcgaaaTTGCTGAAATTGAGGAAATTCctgcccggggccggcggcgggcccCAAAATGCTCCCAGCTGGGCGCAGGGGGGCGAAACgggggggggaggttggggGGCGTTGATGGGGCATTGGGGGGGTgtttttttcgggggggggagggggaggtgtTTTTTTGGGAGCGTCTTtgggaggtgtttttttttggggggggggttcaggggctgttttttggggggcttCTTTGGGGAGGGGTTCTGGGGGTGTTTTTTTTAGGGGGGGGTTGTTTTCTggtccccagcagccagccaccggccccccccggcccccccccgccacaACCACAGGCACGCACCACACCCAGCGCCGCCCCCGCGCAGGCGCTGCACCGCCGGGGGGGGAAACTGGGGGGGGAGGCACCCCAAAGGCCCCCCCGGCATCTCCTGAAATATCtgggtgccccccccgcccccctcccgtcccccccccgcctcagtttcccccccgAAGGCAGCGgcgttttttttccccttgttgtgattgttgtgattttttttcgGGGGGGCAACGCGGGCGCTCACACCCCAAAACctgccccccccgggggggacACGCCCCgttgtgctattttttttttggggggggggggggagggacagGGTTAAGCAGGAACCCCCAGCACACAGAGCCCAGCGCCCGTTGGTGATTTGGGAGGGGGCGGATATtataatggggggggggggcacagcccccccccccacctcggGGGGGTGTCCGGGGGGGCAGCGCGTTTTGGGGCGGCCCCGCAGGGGTTAAGTGCCACATGGAGCCGGCGGGCAGCCAGCACTGGGCGGCTTCCAGTGCGGGACTGGAACCAGTTGGGcgggggggccctgcccatGGAGCGGGGGGGGCCCAGCCCCGAGTCCCCCCCCACcgaaaaaaaaacacaaaacagcgTCGGATTCCCCAGCATAAGCTGGGCTGCGATTTGGGGGGGCAGCAatgggacccccccccaaaatccccccaagcccccccccagccccccccggccctgcccccccccctcgtTGCCCCCCCAAAGCCAGGGGCTCCGTGACCCCCCCAAAAACCAGGAACAAATCTCGccccccccagcctgggcaCCCCGGGACATGGGGGGGGCAGACGGGAGGGGGATGCCTCCCCCGGGGCTGCACACACCCATGCACAGATTTGCACACCCGCTTTGCACAtgtgtgcccccccccacacacccatAGATGtgcacccccacccccccctgAGCTCATCCCATGCCCCACGGCGCTCGCACGCTCGCCCCCCGTGCTTGCACACTTGCCCCCCCCACTTGCACACtagccccccccccggcgctgTCACACCCGCACACCCCGGCTGTGTCTCACAGGCGCCGCTGGCACACTTACTCACGCCCACAAGCCCGGCACACCcacacgcatgcacacacacgtgcacacacatgcacacgcatgcacacacacgctTGCACACGCCGCACAAGCAGCCACACAACACGCTCACCTGCATGCCCGCAGCTCACACACCCGCACATGCCCGCAGCCGGCACCGCTCAGCCACACGCACTCGTGCACTGTTGCACTCTCACGTGCTGTTGCACACTCATGTGCTGTCACACATTCACATGCCATCACACACCCGTGCACcattgcacacacacacagtcacaCTCGCGCACCATCGCAGTTACTCACCATCACGCTCATGCACCATCGCACACTCTCACACTGTCGCACACCTACAGCCTCACTCACACTTAGCCACCAACCTGCTCTAACACTCACACTCACGTTCACACCCAGCCTCACACCTCACACTCGCCCTCACTCACAAGCTTGTACCTGCACACACTTGTTCACACCCCCCTCACACACTCACAGCCCCTCACAGTCCCACTCAGTCGTTCACCCTCACACTCACTCACACCCGTCCTTACACactcacccccacccccacccccactcACCCCCTCGCTCACTCTCACACTCACTCACACTCACATTCACTCACCCCCATACATGCACATCCTCACCCTCACTCTCACCCCCCTCACTCACACTCACTCTCACACTCCCTCACTCACCCCCTTACACACTCACACTCACTGTCACACCTCACACCCATGCACACCCACACCCACTCCCCCTCATTCTCACACTCACCCTCCCTCTCACACCCCTCACACCCACCCTCACCCTGTCACTCACACCCACCCTCCCTCTCACCCTCACTGTCACTTGCACACTCACCCCCACTCACCCCTCACTCACTCCCACCCTCACCCCGCACCCTCACTCACGCTCACCCCCACACTCATGCACTTATCCTGTCACCCCCACACTCACACTCACGCTCACCCAACACCCTTGCTCACCCCCTTGCTCACCCCCTTGCTCAcaccccctccctcccacacTCACTCCCACTCCCCCCACGACCTCACACTCGCCCCGTACACTCACTCCCACTCCCCCCACACCCACTCAGGCCCTCACCCCCACCCTTACCCTCACTCACACCCACACCCAGCCTCACTGCCCCCACACTCACACTCGCACTGTCACACACACCCTCactccccctcaccccccccacTAACTCACACTCACACCTACCCTCACCCTCACACTCCCCCCACTCTCCCCCTCACACTCACACTCACTCATCCATCCTCTCACCCTCACACTCCCCCACCCTCACCCTCTCTCCCCACTCACACTCACAGTCCCCGACTCGCACTCGTCCCCACTCACACCCACTCACACTCACTCACCCCCCCTCACGCTCACCCCCCCGCACTCACACTCCctccccccccgtccccccgcccccccccagccgcccccagcccccgccccgtcccggtTCCCgtccccccgcgcccccccgcgccccccccgctCACCGAGGCGCCCCCCCAGCAGCGCTCCCCGCCGGTTGGTGACGTCGTGGAGCCGCCGCGGGGCCGACAGCGCCCCCAGGCAGCCCAGCATCGGgccgggaccggcaccgggcCGGGACACCGGGAACGGGACGGGAACGGGCACCGGGAaccggcaccgggcaccggcaccgccaccgcggagcggccccggccccgccgccaccgggccccgggcaccggcaccgggcgcggccccgctcggccccggccccgccacgGCGGAGCCGCGGAGAGAccgccccgggggggggcggggcggggcgggggcaccggcgcggggcggggggcgcgggggaaCCGGGGGGATCCGGGGGGACACGGCGCGACCGGAGGGACCGGGGGGGACAGGGGACCGGGGGAACCGCGACGGGacggggggagcgggggcgctgggacggggcgggggggggacgggggacacggggggggacagggatggggccGTGGGGTACAGGGGGACCCGGGGACAGGGGGACCCgggggtggggacggggacgcggGACGAGGGGGGCAGTGGGGACACGGGAGGACACGGCGTGTGGCACGGGGATGGGGGCAAGGGGACGGGGGTGGGGGCACGGCACGGGGCGTGGGGACACGGCGTGGGACACGGGACATGgggagggacacggggacatgggGAGGGACACGGGGAGGGACACAGGGTCCCCCAGTGgccccctcctgctctgctccagccgAGGCCCCAATTAAAGGCCCCAATTAATTAAAGGCCCCAATTAATTAAAGGCCCCAATCAGAGGCCCCGATTAACCCCACCCACGGGTAAGGGGGACCAGGACATACCCCCCCTGGTGCACGGCCCTTGCACGCTCCTGCACTTTGCACACCTTTGCACAGGGCCGCCCTGGAGGCAGCGGGCGGCAGGGCTCCGTGCAAAGGGGCCCAGGGTTGTGCAAGGCTTGCACGGGGGTGGTTTAGCGCAAGGCTTACACAAGGGGGCAGTGCAAGGCTTGCACAGGGAACGTGTTTCTGCAGAAGTGCAACACGGGCGTGAGTTAGTGCAAGGGGCGTGTTATGAGGGTGTTTCCGTGCACAGGTTGCATGAGGGCTCGGTGCAAGGATTGCACAGGGGGTTTCCGTGCAAGCACTGCACAGGCGTGAGTTAGTGCAGGAGCTGCACGGGGGGGGTTCTGTGCAagggttgggggggggctgTGGAAGTGTTGCACGGGGATGCTTTGGTGCAAGGGTCATGCAGAATGTTGGTGCAAGGGCTGCCCAGGGGGTTAGTGCAAGGCTTGCACGTGAGTGCCAGGCTTGCACGGGGACACGTATGCAAGGCGGTGGTGAGCAGCGCACGCTGAGCCACAGCCCTGTGCGCATGCAAGGGTTTGCACACTGGGTGCAGGTGGGCCTggggggggagctgcagcaggcctCTTGCACACGCGTGTGCGAGGCCTCCCGAGTCACGCCGCCCCACCCCAGAGCACACTGGGAAGCTGGGAGTGACGCCAACGCCCGCGGTGCTCCCGGGGCACGCTGGGACACGGGGCCACATGCCAAGGGCCCCGGGTGCTCCCGGGGCACGACGGGACACGGGGCGTCACGCCAGCCCCGGGGCACGCTGGGACACGGGCTGTCACACCAGCCTGCGCGTGCACCGGGCCCTGCACCCGTGGCCGGGAGGCGCTGGGGGGCACAGGACCTCGCACGAGGCctcgtggggctggggggtgtgCACGAGAGTGTGCAAGCATGTGCACATGCAAGACCATGCACGGGTGCATGAGTGTGCACAGGTGAGCAAGCATGTCTGCAAGATCACGTGTGTGATGATGGCGCACAAGTGTGGGGGCATGCACGTGTGCAATGCCTTGCACGCTGGTGGTGATGCAGAAGTGAGTGCACATCTGCGAGCCCGCATGAGCCTATGTGAGCACGTGTGAGTGTGCAAGCATGCCCACATGCAAGACCATGCATTGCACGATGCTGCACACGTGTGTCAGCATGCGTGAGCGTGCAGGTGTGCAAGACTACATGCACGCAGCAATGCACACGCATGTGATCATGCATGAGTGTGTGCACACCCCTGCCGTGCCTTGCAGTGCGTGTGCCCTCTGTGCGTTGCACACACACCAGGTGTGACCCCggcaccagcagccccccctCACACCTCCCCGCCCCCCCAGGCACCCACGGGCAGCGCGGCCGCGATCCGCGTGGGGGCTGCCCCCCACGGAGACCCCCACCGGTGCTGCACGGTTCGGCACAGCCCCGCGGGGCCTGGCGCTGCACGGCCAGCTGTGGCTTTGCACAGCTTGGCACGGCTTTGCACAGCATCGTGTGGCTTTGCACGGCGTTTCATGGCACAGTTTTGCATGACATTGTACCACTTCGCATGACATTGCACGGCTTTGCATGGCGTCTCATGGCGTTGCATGGCTTTGCACGGTGTTTCATGCCACAGTTTTACATGCCATCGTACCGCTTTGCATGGCATCACACGGCTTTGCACAGCATCACGTGCCACGGCCCGGCATGTTGTTGTACCACCTTGCACAGCGTTGCACGGCTGTGCACAGCATTTCGTGCTATGGTTTTGCACAGCTTTGCTCCACTTTGCACGGCACTGCGTGGCTTTGCATGGCATTTCACGCCGCGTTTCAAAGCATTGCAGGGCTATATGTGGCATCGCACCACGTTACATagccttgcactgctttgcacGGCCACACATGGCTTTGCACGGCGTTCCACAGTTTTCCACAGCATTGCACAGTTTTCCACAGCGTTGCACAGTTTTGCACGGCATCGCGTGCCTTTGCACGGCTTTACACAGCATTGCACGCCTTTACACACACCCCCTGGGGGCCTGCCGAGGCGTGGCGCGccgcagagctggggggggccgGCGGCACCTCCCGCCCGGGGGCCCTGGCGCCGCAGCACCGAACAAAGCCCCCATTGAGCTCGGGCGTCTCCAACCCAAATTTTTTCCATGACCACAtcgcccccccctcccttcGGGGGGgtccccaccacccccacccccacccccacccgGGCCCCCgcgaggagggggaggaggaggcggggCCAGGGAGGGGCGTCGACCGCACGCCTTGCACACGCGTGTGCAACATCGGCCCCCACGTGCCCGGAGGGGCCTGGCGTGTGCAAGTGTCCTGGTCCcatgtccccgtgccccccatATCCCCGTGTCCTGCTGTGTGTCCCCCACGCCTCCcccatgtccccgtgtcccccccacGTCCTGCCCGTGCCCCCCCTGTGTCCCCCTACCCCGATGTCCCCCCGTGTCACCCCCATCCCCCGTgcctccccgtgtcccccccgtgccccccccccgctcccgtggcccccccgccccccgtgacggggtggggggggtgcaGCTGCCTGCCCCCGACCCCGTGCATGCGTGGGAGCGCCCACGTgaaccccccccctccccccggctGAGCCGGCTTTAGGCTATAAATacccggcccgggggggggggaggctcggggggggggcagcgccaTGGGGCTGGCGTGGCACGGCCAGCGGCTCCGCAGCCCCCCCTGTCCCCcaccgtgcccccccccctgctgccaccccccgTGCGcccccccctgctgcccccccccctgctgccccccctgctcagccccctgccaccccccttGTCACTCCCCCTGTtgcccccccccgtgtcccgtccccccctgctgccacccccccagctgctccccccCGGGCTGCCCCTCGCCTTGCTGCCTCCCTCGTCACCCCCCCTGGTGTCACCCCCCCTGCTGCCGCCCCCCTTGTTGCCCCcccccctgccgcccccccccctgctgcccccccccgtgCCGCACCCCCGccgtgccctgctgccccccccccccagcctgcccccgGTGCCCTCTcgggtgcccccccccgccctgccgCCCGCGGCTCAGCATCGAGTGAGGGGGGcgcggggacccccccgggaccccggTGAGTgcgggggaaactgaggcacgggcagggcgggggggggtgaAAGCCAGGGGGGAGTCGTGCAAAGCGGGAGGGGGCGTTTGCACGGGGATGGGGGGGTGAGGAGAGCTGGGGGCGATTGCACAGGGCTTGGGGCAATTGCACAAGGTGTTTGTCCCCAGACGGGGCATTTGCACAAGGTATGGGGCAGTTGCACGAGGCCCGGGGCAGTTACACCAGCACGGGGCAGTTACACGAGGCCCAGGAAAGGCGCGCGGGGCCGAGCGCCCCCGAGTGGAGTCGAACAGGCCCGAGTGGGACCGAGCGGGGCCGAGCAGGGCGGAACGGAGCCGAGCGGGGCCGAACGGAGCCGAGCGCGCCCGAGTGGAGCCGAACGGAGCCGAACAGGCCCAAACGGAGCCGAGCAGGGCCGAGCGCCCCCGAGCGCCTCCGAAAGTCCCCGAGCGCTGCCACGTGACCTCAGCCCACGTGACCTGGCGAACACGTGGCGCGCGCAGCGAGAGGCTCGCCCCCCTCCTTGAGCACGCGCATGCGCGCCGCCCtccacacaccccccccccccttatcCGGGCGGGGTGGGCGGGGCGGGCGCAGGGCCCTCCTCACGTGACGCgcgccaagatggcggcgcccgCGGAGGCTGCCGGCGCCAAGCGGAAGCGGAAGTGGGTGCGTGGAGGCGCCGGGGTGCGCGGCCGGTCCCCCCCGCTGAGGGGCAGgtgggggggcttgggggggctggggggttcGGGGCGGCCTGGGGGGGGGCCTGGTGGGTGGAGGAGGGGtctgggggatttggggggacctgggtggggctggggggggcttggggggctCCTGGTGAATGTGGGGGGCCCTGGGGGATTTTTAGGGGCTTTGGGGGGGCCTGGGGGACTTTAGGAGGGTTCGGGGGGGGGTCTAGGGGCCCTGGGGGGCCTCTGGGCAATGGGAGAGGCCCGGGGGGGTCTGTGGGCCGGGGGGGTGTCAGTGGGAGGGTGTGTATGGGGGGGGTCAGGGGTGTGTATGGGgtgggccgggggggccgggggaggcaTGGAGGGGGTGAATGGTGTGGGGAGGGCGTTTGGGGCGGGGGGTCAGCAGGGGTGTGCATAGGGAGGGGAGCTTGGGGGAGTGTCCATAGGGCGGGGGGGGCTCTATGAGGGGGGGGGTGTCTATAGGGCGGGGGGGTCCAGCGGGGGGTGCACAGCTCAGTCCCACAGCCACCCAGGGGTGTGCAGAGCGGGGGGGTCGCCGTGTGCCCAGGCCGGGGcctcctcccgctgccccccagccccctgctggCGCTCCCAGCCCATTGCCTCGGCATTGTCTCAGGGGGGTTACCGATCACCCACCTTacccccttttcccccccccaccccgcagccGCCCCCGGGATGCCCGCGGGGCCGGGTGCGCCATGCTGCTCGCCGCCTACGCCGCCCtcgccctgctgctggcagcggcgctggggctggagctggccgCCCGCCGCTCGCGCCCCCCtgctgccgccccccccggcgccAACCCGGCCTTCGCCCGCTTCCAGCGGGGCTTCCTGCGTGGCTACCTGCCCGCACTGGCTGCCGACTGGCTGCAGGGGCCGTACCTGTACAAGCTGTACCAGCACTACGGCTTCGTGGAGGCGCAGATCGCCGCGCTCTACGTCTGCGGCTTCGCCTCCAGCGTCCTCTTCGGACCCGTGGCCGCCTTGCTGGTGGACGCGCTGGGCCGCCGGGCGTCGTGCGTGCTCTTCTCGCTGACCTACTCGGCCTGCTGCCTCACCAAGCTGTCCCGTGACTACCTGGTGCTGGCGGCAGGGAGGGTGCTGGGCGGGCTGTCCACGGCGCTGCTCTTCTGCGCCTTCGAGGCCTGGTACGTCCACGAGCATGTGGAGCACCACGACTTCCCGGCAGAGTGGGTGCCCGCCACCTTCTCGCGGGCGGCCTTCTGGAACCACGTGGTGGCCGTGGGGGCCGGGGTGGTGGCCAACGCTGCCGCCgagtggctggggctgggcccgGTGGCACCCTTCGTGGCGTCCATCCcgctgctggtgctggcggGCGCCGTGGCCTTGAAGGACTGGGACGAGAACTACGGCAAGAAGCGGGCGCTCGCCAAGACCTGCGCGGACGGCCTGCGGCGCCTGCTGGTGGACCGGcgcgtgctgctgctgggcaccgTCCAGGCGCTCTTCGAGAGCGTCATCTACATCTTCGTCTTCCTCTGGACGCCCGTGCTGGACCCCCACGGGCCGCCGCTGGGCATCGTCTTCTCCAGCTTCATGGCGGCCAGCATGGTGGGCGCCTCGCTGTATCGCCTGGCCGTCTCCCCGAGGTACCGCCTGCAGCCCGTCCACGTGCTCTCGCTCTCCGTCCTCGTGggcttcttctccctcttcatgCTCACCTTCTCCACCAACCCCGGCCAGGAGAGCCCGGCTGAGTCCTTCGTGGCCTTCCTGCTCCTCGAGCTCTCCTGCGGGCTCTACTTCCCCGCCATGGGCTTCCTGCGGCGCAAGGCGATCCCGGAGAAGGACCGGCCAGGGGTGACGAACTGGTGTCGAGTCCCGCTCAACCTGCTggcctgcctggggctgctgctgctgcacggcGCCGACCGCGGGTCCGGCACCCGCAGCATCTTCTCCGCCTGCTGCGGCCTCATGCTGCTGGCGCTGCTCGCCGTCGTCGGCCTCTTCTCTGTTGTCCGCCACGATGCTGAGCTCCGGCTGCCAGCCCCGCAGGGCCAGCCTGATGCCCCTGAGCTGTGACGCAGGAGGGGGCCCCGGGGGTGCCGCTGGGGCCCCAGCGCGTGGTGTGGTGGCCCAGGGGGGAAGCCCGCCCGGCTGGTGACCCCCATGGCACCCCCCACCCTCGCGTCCTGCTGGGGACGGCGCTGGAAGCACACGGGGACGGAGCGCCGCAGGGTGAGTGCCCCCTGTGCAGCCCCGCACCCCTCATCTTccctttttctaaagaaaataaagcgTTCCCGCAAGTGCTTCCCCCgtgtgagaaacactctgtagccaataacGGGCTCAGGCCAGGATCTCAGGGAGGCAGCGCTGTTAGTGGCGACTGCGATGGCGGGCGTCCCCCAGGCAGGAGCGCCCCTACCAGTCACCCAGCACGGCGTAGGTTTATCGACTTTCTTTCGCGATGAGCCAgccctcccctgtttccccatgGACTGGGTGCTGTGGGTTAACCCGGtcggcagctcagcaccacacagccgttcgctcaccctcccccctccctctctgggatgggggagagaaacgggaaagtgaagcctgtgggttgagatagagacagtttattaggacataaaattaataataatatgtacgaaacaagtgatgcacaatgcaattgctcaccacccgcggaccgatgcccagcctatccctgaacagccggccccccaccctgTCTAGCTGCCCCTATAATCGTTCAGCACGACcccagatggtatggaatacccctctggccagtttgggtcagctgtcctgggtccgtccccccccagctcctgctgcacccccagcctgcccgctggcaggacagagcgagaagctgaaaagtccttggcttggtgtaagcactgctctgcagcaattaaaacaccagcatgttatcagcgctcttctcatcctaactcaaaacatagcaccctgccagctactgggaggaaaattaactctgtcctaactgaaaccaggacatggGATActccaggttcacaacctatctggtgcttcacagacaatgcatggccttcagttgcgGGCCTGTtacttttcaaatttcatttggctttttactctttgaagtggtaatgtttttTCACTTACCTGACTTGACTTGACACCGTGTTTTTTGCCGAGTTGCTCTAAGGATTCTGGTTGTCTGCGTTTTACAAGCTCTGCTAAGCTCCCGTACCGCTGCAAGCACATCTCCAtgccaccttccttccctctaaacaatgtaactctgcaaaaacaacaggTTTATTCCCACACccccacttatttttttttgtatcgCGTTCCCTCCCTGCGCTCAGGACCCCCCCATTGCAGGGAGTCCTTACCTGCCCCCCCTGTGCATGGGGTCCCAACTTGTCCCCCCAGTTACACAGGGTCCCTAcacgccccccgccccgcttaCACAGAGTCCTTACAAACCCCCACCCCACGTTACAGGGGGTCCCAACTTGCCCCCCCCCTTACACGGGGTCCCCATATTCCCTCCTCCCATTACACGCACCGCCCCCCGCCGTGCGCATGCGCGGAGCCGTGCGAGGACTACAAGTCCCGGCGTGCCCCGCGCGGGGCGGCCCGTCCTGATTGGCTGCGGCGCGGCTATTTGAACGGGGCGCGCGGCGGAGACCGCGCCCGTGCCTACGGGAAGCGGCAGCGCGGGTGAGGGGGTGCGGGGGGCTCGGGCTgaggggcccggggggggcctGCAGGGCCTCGGAGGGGGGCatcggggctgggggctgtaaggtcggggcgggggggcttGAGGGTGTcctgaggggccggggggggcctgcagagcctggggggcggctgaggggcaggggggtcTCTGTAGGCCCCttggggggctgaggggcaggagggggggcACTGCAGGGCCGGCGGGGGGGTAtgaggggttggggggggtcCTGCAGGGCCTAaggggggggctgaggggcggGCGCCAGGGCCTGGTGGGGCCCTGCAGGTCCTGGGGGAGGCCGAGAGGTGGGCCCGGGGACAGCCCTTCTGGCTTGGGAGGGGGCTCtgaggtggggctgggggggcctcTAGGAACCGGGGGGGTCTTCGGGGCTCTAGAGGGGTGTAGGGGTTGAGGCCTGGTGGGGGGTATGTGAGCAGACCCGGGGGGGTTGGGGGCCCTGAGGCCTgaggggggagctggggagggggtttggggggcgCTCTGAGCACTGAGGGGGCTGCGGAGCAGTTCTGGGAGCTGCCCCCaagcagcaggggctgtggcagggaTGTAAACCCGGGGGGGTGGGGCTGTGAGCACCaggccccccagcacccccttaCCCTCCCAGCCcacctcacccccccccccccccgctgccccccagggCTGCCATGAAGCACCTCCGGGGCGCTGATTTTGTGGCGCGCACCGCCAGCAGGGAGGGCACTGAGGTGCTGCTGGCGGAGCTGTCGGtgagttgggggggggggcccagcACTGCACGAGGgctgggacctgctgctggggggccAAAACTCTCTTTccatctcccctccctccagcaAAGCCTCTcccgccccccggggccgccggaCGCTGCGCAGAGCACAGTGTGCGACCGAATCCTGCGAGCCTGCGTGCAGCGCCTGGGTGAGCTGGGGGGGGAGCCAGGGGGCTGCCCCGAGCATGCCAccagcctgctggggctggctgagGTGGCCTGCGGGGGCTACGTGGCCTCAGCCACCCCCCCACCATCCCCCCTCTACCTGGAGAAGATCCTCTACCACCTGCTGCGCAACGCggctgccgggggctgcggTGCTGCCCGCGAGCGAGCGGCCGAGCTCCTCCTCGCCCGCCTGCgcgccccccagcccagccgcTCATCCCGCACTGACTTCGCTGCCATCGCCCGCAGCGGCTTTGTCGTGCTGT
The Cygnus atratus isolate AKBS03 ecotype Queensland, Australia unplaced genomic scaffold, CAtr_DNAZoo_HiC_assembly HiC_scaffold_167, whole genome shotgun sequence DNA segment above includes these coding regions:
- the RARG gene encoding retinoic acid receptor gamma, which translates into the protein MLGCLGALSAPRRLHDVTNRRGALLGGRLGVEAPRSPPPEMVPGSPSPPPPPRVYKPCFVCSDKSSGYHYGVSSCEGCKGFFRRSIQKNMVYTCHRDGRCHINKATRNRCQSCRLQKCFDVGMSKE
- the MFSD5 gene encoding molybdate-anion transporter encodes the protein MLLAAYAALALLLAAALGLELAARRSRPPAAAPPGANPAFARFQRGFLRGYLPALAADWLQGPYLYKLYQHYGFVEAQIAALYVCGFASSVLFGPVAALLVDALGRRASCVLFSLTYSACCLTKLSRDYLVLAAGRVLGGLSTALLFCAFEAWYVHEHVEHHDFPAEWVPATFSRAAFWNHVVAVGAGVVANAAAEWLGLGPVAPFVASIPLLVLAGAVALKDWDENYGKKRALAKTCADGLRRLLVDRRVLLLGTVQALFESVIYIFVFLWTPVLDPHGPPLGIVFSSFMAASMVGASLYRLAVSPRYRLQPVHVLSLSVLVGFFSLFMLTFSTNPGQESPAESFVAFLLLELSCGLYFPAMGFLRRKAIPEKDRPGVTNWCRVPLNLLACLGLLLLHGADRGSGTRSIFSACCGLMLLALLAVVGLFSVVRHDAELRLPAPQGQPDAPEL